Proteins encoded in a region of the Augochlora pura isolate Apur16 chromosome 4, APUR_v2.2.1, whole genome shotgun sequence genome:
- the Ttc26 gene encoding tetratricopeptide repeat domain 26, with amino-acid sequence MILSRSKPASSEGVKKSGSEKKIPKLEEFLEKRDYTGALTLLEFNNSSGTNLDTELWMGYCAFHLGDYKRAATVYEELMDKDQTPPELTLNLACCYFYLGMYPESQRVLDDAPECKLKNRLLFHLAHKMDNESKFVEYNNKLQNVIEDQLSLASIHYLRAHYQEAIDVYKKILLENRDYFALNVYVALCYYKLDYHEVSQEVLQVYLQKYPDSAIAINLKACNTFRLYNGSAAQNEMKQLMDKMSNSLSFSHDVIRHNTVVFKGGEGALQILPNLVDVIPEARLNLVIYYLKQDDVREAYDLIKDLEPAVPQEYILKGIVNAVMGQETNSRDNIKTAHQYFQQVGKSASECDTIPGRQCMVSSFFLSRQFEDVLMYLNTIKTYFSNEDYDYFNFNYAQAQAAAGYFKEAEEAFLTIRNEKYKNDYIYISLLARCYIMNKKPQLAWNLYLKMETSRESFNLLQLIANDCYEVGEFWYSAKAFDMLERMDPSPENWEGKRGACCGTFQYIVAEKQPKELLAEVIQLLKNTSNSQVEQIIRVMRKWGKDNRINC; translated from the exons ATG ATACTGTCAAGATCGAAGCCAGCCTCGTCGGAGGGTGTGAAGAAGTCAGGGTCGGAGAAGAAGATACCAAAGTTGGAGGAGTTCTTGGAGAAACGTGATTACACCGGCGCATTGACGCTTTTGGAGTTCAACAACAGTTCCGGGACTAATTTGGACACCGAACTATGGATGGGCTATTGCGCGTTCCATCTCGGCGACTACAAACGCGCGGCCACCGTGTACGAGGAGTTGATGGACAAGGATCAAACGCCCCCGGAGCTGACGTTGAACTTGGCCTGCTGCTATTTCTACCTTGGCATGTACCCTGAGTCTCAGAGAGTCCTCGACGATGCTCCAGAATGTAAACTGAAAAACAGACTGCTGTTCCACCTGGCCCATAAAATGGACAACGAGTCCAAGTTCGTCGAGTACAACAACAAACTGCAGAACGTCATAGAGGACCAGCTGAGTTTAGCGTCCATCCACTATCTGAGAGCTCATTACCAGGAAGCTATCGACGTTTACAAGAAGATTCTATTGGAGAACAG AGACTATTTCGCGTTGAACGTGTACGTTGCGTTATGCTACTACAAGCTGGACTACCACGAAGTTTCCCAGGAGGTTCTCCAGGTGTATCTGCAAAAGTATCCCGACAGCGCGATCGCTATTAATCTGAAAGCTTGCAATACGTTTCGTTTGTACAATGGAAGTGCCGCTCAGAACGAGATGAAGCAGTTGATGGACAAGATGTCGAACTCGTTGAGCTTCAGCCACGACGTTATTCGTCACAATACAGTC GTGTTCAAAGGCGGCGAAGGGGCGCTGCAAATTTTGCCAAACTTGGTGGACGTGATTCCCGAGGCTAGGTTAAATTTAGTGATCTACTATTTGAAGCAGGACGATGTTCGAGAAGCGTACGACTTGATTAAGGACCTCGAGCCGGCGGTTCCGCAGGAGTATATTCTAAAAGGGATAGTGAACGCCGTGATGGGCCAAGAAACTAATTCC AGGGACAATATAAAAACGGCTCACCAGTACTTTCAACAAGTTGGAAAATCGGCGTCGGAATGCGACACCATACCCGGCAGACAATGCATGgtttcctcctttttcctGTCGCGCCAGTTTGAAGACGTTCTGATGTATCTGAACACTATCAAGACATACTTCTCTAACGAGGACTATGACTATTTTAACTTCAATTACGCCCAGGCTCAGGCTGCAGCCGGCTATTTTAAAGAGGCGGAGGAAGCCTTCTTGACTATTCGAAACgagaagtataaaaatgactaCATTTACATCAGCCTTCTAGCTCGCTGCT ATATAATGAACAAGAAGCCCCAGCTCGCGTGGAATTTGTACCTGAAAATGGAAACGTCCAGGGAGTCGTTCAACCTGTTGCAATTGATTGCGAACGACTGCTACGAGGTCGGCGAATTTTGGTACTCGGCAAAGGCTTTCGATATGTTGGAAAGAATGGACCCGAGTCCTGAAAATTGGGAAGGAAAGCGCGGCGCGTGTTGCGGCACGTTTCAATACATCGTGGCCGAGAAGCAGCCAAA GGAGCTTCTGGCCGAGGTGATACAGCTTCTGAAAAACACTTCGAACTCTCAAGTGGAGCAAATTATCCGAGTGATGCGTAAATGGGGTAAAGATAACCGGATCAACTGTTAA
- the Nubp2 gene encoding NUBP iron-sulfur cluster assembly factor 2: protein MLEGVKHIFLVLSGKGGVGKSTVSTQLALALKELGFRVGLLDVDLCGPSVPYLLNLEGKDVHQSSDGWVPVYADKEQKLAVMSIGFLLKNQDDSVVWRGPKKTGMIKQFLNDVVWQDIDYLIIDTPPGTSDEHITVMENLRNAKCDGALIVTTPQAVAVDDVLREVTFCRKTGIHIFGIIENMSGFVCPSCSECTNVFSAGGGIALSKMVNVPFLAKVPIDPQVGKLAETGQSVLVTLPDSQVAQVFRKLVEQLTKSKEA from the exons atgTTGGAAGGTGTTAAGCATATTTTTTTAGTGCTGTCCGGTAAAGGTGGTGTTGGAAAATCGACGGTCAGCACTCAGTTGGCCCTGGCACTCAAGGAATTAGGATTTCGA GTGGGTTTGTTGGACGTCGATCTTTGCGGACCAAGTGTGCCTTACCTGTTGAATTTGGAAGGCAAAGATGTCCACCAATCGTCTGACGG GTGGGTGCCAGTATATGCGGACAAAGAGCAGAAATTGGCAGTGATGTCGATAGGTTTCTTGCTGAAAAATCAGGATGACAGTGTCGTCTGGAGAGGCCCCAAGAAAACTGGCATGATCAAGCAATTTTTGAACGATGTTGTCTGGCAAGacattgattatttaattattgatacacCACCGGGGACCTCTGATGAACATATCACAGTGATGGAAAATCTAAG GAACGCGAAATGTGACGGAGCCCTCATTGTAACGACTCCGCAAGCAGTCGCCGTAGACGACGTTTTACGAGAAGTAACATTCTGTAGGAAAACAGGCATTCACATATTTGGCATTATCGAAAACATGAGCGGCTTCGTGTGTCCCTCGTGTTCG GAATGCACGAACGTATTTTCCGCGGGCGGAGGTATCGCACTGTCGAAAATGGTAAACGTACCGTTTCTCGCCAAAGTACCCATAGATCCACAAGTAGGTAAACTGGCAGAGACTGGCCAAAGTGTTTTGGTAACTTTACCGGATAGCCAGGTGGCCCAAGTATTCCGGAAACTAGTCGAACAACTTACCAAAAGCAAGGAAGCATAA
- the R-l gene encoding rudimentary-like — protein MCEKTSAMDAELKEIAVSLFEIDAIKFGTFVTKIGLKSPVYFDLRVMISQPKVMAQLAKALWKLSEDRENISQICGVPYTALPLATLISVDFDIPMLIKRKEAKEYGTKKMVEGHFKSGDNCVIIEDVVTSGSSILETVQTLRKEGLKVTDAFVVIDREQGGRNNIESHGINMRSLYTVTSLLTYLVEANKITPMIKKDVLDYLVQCQAPVIANQVPECRLRIPFSSRATKTTNEIASKIFKLMETKESTLCLAADLTKADSILQLADLVGPHIVVLKTHVDIVEDFSSDFIKRLQGLAKKHNFLLMEDRKFADIGNTVSLQYQKGIYKIAEWADIVTVHAVAGKSIVDGLENALKNVNEPRGIFILAQMSSKGTLTNDEYAQHAVSIAENSNIAAGIVCQTNIFTNPGLVQLTPGVKLAQSSDSLGQQYNTPESVVKSGADLAVVGRGITEAKDKLTAALEYKKELWTAYKKRLE, from the exons ATGTGCGAAAAGACGAGTGCCATGGACGCAGAATTGAAGGAGATAGCTGTTTCGCTTTTCGAGATCGACGCGATCAAATTTGGAACATTTGTAACCAAAATTGGTTTGAAAAGTCCAGTGTACTTTGACTTGAGAGTAATGATCTCTCAGCCAAAAGTTATG GCTCAACTGGCTAAGGCACTGTGGAAACTGTCAGAGGACCGTGAAAACATATCTCAGATCTGTGGTGTACCTTACACCGCTTTACCATTAGCCACATTAATATCTGTAGATTTCGATATTCCCATGTTaatcaaaagaaaagaagCTAAGGAATACGGCacgaagaaaatggtagaAGGCCATTTCAAGTCAGGAGACAATTGTGTGATCATCGAAGATGTAGTCACTAGTGGTAGCAGTATTCTGGAGACTGTACAAACATTAAGAAAAGAGGGTTTGAAAGTGACAGATGCTTTTGTAGTAATTGATAGGGAACAGGGTGGCAGAAATAACATTGAATCTCACGGTATAAACATGAGGAGTTTGTACACGGTCACTAGTCTCTTGACTTACCTCGTGGAAGCCAACAAGATTACACCAATGATTAAGAAAGATGTACTAGATTACTTGGTACAATGTCAAGCTCCTGTTATTGCTAACCaag ttccAGAATGCAGACTGAGAATACCATTTTCCTCGCGCGCTACTAAGACTACAAACGAGATTGCATCTAAAATATTCAAGCTAATGGAAACGAAAGAATCTACTTTGTGCTTGGCAGCAGACTTGACCAAAGCAGACTCTATTTTACAATTAGCCGATTTGGTAGGACCGCACATTGTGGTACTAAAAACGCACGTAGATATAGTAGAAGACTTCAGCTCTGATTTTATAAAGCGTTTGCAAGGCTTGGCTAAGAagcacaattttcttttaatggaGGATCGGAAGTTCGCGGATATCGGTAACACAGTATCTTTGCAATACCAGAAGggtatttacaaaattgcgGAATGGGCAGATATTGTTACCGTGCACGCGGTAGCAGGAAAAAGCATTGTAGATGGATTAGAGAATgcgttgaaaaatgttaacgaGCCGCgtggtatttttatattggcGCAGATGTCTTCTAAGGGCACGTTAACAAACGACGAATACGCGCAACATGCAGTGTCGATCGCAGAAAATTCTAACATAGCCGCTGGTATTGTTTGTCAGACGAATATATTCACGAATCCAGGTCTCGTCCAACTGACCCCTGGAGTGAAGCTCGCCCAAAGTTCCGACAGTTTAGGCCAACAGTACAACACTCCGGAATCTGTTGTAAAGTCTGGAGCAGATCTAGCTGTTGTCGGTAGAGGTATCACCGAGGCAAAGGACAAGTTAACTGCCGCATTGGAGTATAAGAAGGAACTTTGGACGGCTTACAAaaaacgattagaataa
- the Srp68 gene encoding signal recognition particle 68: protein MVVEQRNIELLKENQANDGTGPKEQKTYSLEILKIIKEAQQQHGLRHGDYQRYRGYCSRRLRRLRKVLKVPQGDRRHFKRKDITPLMVSDDKFLQVPLMMSERAWSYAMQLRQESNTEPRKKFHLISRLRKAATYSLQLQELIENINCDARTKLEAQAYVAWIHGSLHFELQLWKNAMENLKKAQVVYGKLASALPELEQVMYNARVEELAPSLRYCAYNIGDTTAIDDLMQMRGQLSGELLASLDSLIAQTREKQSNTEEVTWRGKSCGTVPPRAAGLLIADSRLNQTLDKAATNQAKIDLLEAHLIDCKDAISAVRDFFKTELKNKDTDKLTPPQHLITYLQYIRLSRTLERNLALIKVAEESAKAKPQDIVRLYEAALHNLVEISQLQDDEEFGQEQEAKTKSYRAFRCYYMAQSLANLHRWREAMALYQRSAQHVKDALNYGQMLPESLKEALQKLDTSIEGAKYAAHAHSVLEEGQEEEPGANKYTKTKKPLYERLQEYREDPALLTKQPNVYKLPPSMQPIPCKPLFFDLAFNMVEFPDLSEKLGDQAKKGGQAGLTGFVKGLWGWGNK from the exons ATGGTGGTCGAGCAAAGAAATATCgagttattaaaagaaaaccaAGCAAATGACGGTACCGGGCCGAAGGAACAGAAGACGTACTCGCTGGAAA TCTTAAAAATCATCAAAGAAGCTCAGCAGCAACATGGGTTGAGACACGGCGATTACCAACGGTATCGGGGATATTGTTCAAGAAGACTAAGACGTCTGagaaaagtattaaaagtTCCACAAGGAGACAGACGTCATTTTAAAAGGAAAGACATAACTCCTCTGATGGTTAGCGATGATAAATTTCTACAAGTTCCATTGATGATGTCAGAACGTGCCTGGAGTTATGCTATGCAGCTAAGACAAGAATCTAACACAGAgccaaggaaaaagtttcattTGATATCTAGACTAAGGAAAGCTGCTACTTATTCCCTGCAATTGCAAGAATTGATAGAG aatatcAATTGCGATGCAAGAACGAAACTAGAAGCTCAAGCCTATGTTGCCTGGATACATGGTTCCTTGCACTTTGAGCTACAATTATGGAAGAATGCTATGGAGAATTTGAAGAAAGCTCAGGTAGTGTATGGAAAGCTGGCCTCCGCACTACCAGAATTAGAGCAAGTGATGTACAACGCGAGGGTGGAGGAACTTGCTCCTAGCCTTAGATACTGCGCTTATAATATTGGAGATACCACTGCCATAGACGACTTAATGCAAATGCGAGGTCAATTGAGCGGCGAGCTGTTAGCTAGCTTAGATTCTTTGATAGCCCAAACCCGTGAGAAACAATCGAACACGGAGGAAGTAACATGGCGCGGTAAATCTTGCGGTACAGTACCGCCGAGAGCAGCAGGCCTGCTAATTGCGGACTCTAGATTGAATCAAACGTTGGATAAAGCAGCCACAAATCAGGCTAAGATTGATCTATTGGAAGCGCACTTGATAGATTGCAAAGACGCGATTTCGGCTGTGAGAGACTTCTTCAAGACCGAGCTTAAGAACAAAGACACTGACAAGCTAACGCCACCACAGCACCTAATCACTTACTTACAATATATTAGATTGTCGCGTACATTGGAGAGGAATCTGGCACTGATCAAGGTTGCCGAAGAGTCCGCTAAAGCGAAGCCACAGGACATTGTAAGACTATACGAAGCAGCTCTACATAATCTCGTCGAGATCTCACAGTTACAGGACGATGAGGAGTTTGGACAGGAACAGGAAGCTAAGACGAAGAGTTATAGGGCCTTTAGGTGTTACTACATGGCCCAGTCTTTGGCAAACCTACATCGATGGAGGGAAGCCATGGCTCTATATCAAAGGTCTGCACAACATGTGAAAGATGCACTAAATTATGGTCAAATGCTTCCCGAGTCATTGAAGGAAGCTCTGCAGAAATTGGACACCTCGATCGAGGGTGCAAAGTACGCTGCTCATGCGCACAGTGTGCTAGAAGAAGGACAAGAAGAAGAACCGGGCGCCAATAAATATACCAAGACAAAGAAACCGCTGTACGAACGTTTACAGGAGTACAGAGAAGACCCGGCACTTCTAACGAAACAACCCAACGTTTATAAATTACCACCATCCATGCAGCCTATCCCTTGCAAACCGTTGTTCTTCGACTTGGCTTTCAACATGGTCGAGTTCCCGGATTTGAGCGAGAAATTAGGAGACCAGGCCAAGAAGGGCGGCCAGGCTGGTCTCACAGGATTCGTTAAAGGTTTATGGGGCTggggaaataaataa